One Rosa chinensis cultivar Old Blush chromosome 5, RchiOBHm-V2, whole genome shotgun sequence genomic region harbors:
- the LOC112168224 gene encoding protein PLASTID TRANSCRIPTIONALLY ACTIVE 16, chloroplastic, with product MAATLTSNSFVLTSSPNSRATTTLRNPRRFTVFAKKAGPFSTFRLGKSSGDVGSSSSGEGEADDSNSSPFRFNFGKLPDVKSLIPVASRPSFSFGTSRSKDPGTVFVAGATGQAGVRIAQTLLREGFRVRAGVPELGDAQELALVASKYKILSNEESKRLNAVGSTFEDAETIAKAIGNASKVVVTIGPFENGPTTEVTPSDALQVIQAAQLAGVGHVAIVYDGNLAGASTYNVLDGVSSFFSNIFSRSQPLSITELLQKVIQTDVSYTFIKTSLTDDFSPESSYNVVVSAEGNGGANDYKVAKSQIASLVADVFSNTSVAENKVVEVYTDPSAPLRPVDQLFSTIPEDGRRKAYAEAIAKAKAEEEAIIAAERARKEAKAAKLLEEEVKKLSEQEAQASSLAEEAQVKAEAAGASFDGLVSKAKDFGSGLSWDKFSSQLADTVSKSMETPKVQIATVRGRAKAKKLPPLKAVAKKVATPKPKEEAKPKSKQTEAKTEVRKVFGGLFTQETVYVDDD from the exons ATGGCTGCAACTCTCACTTCCAATTCATTCGTTCTAACTTCCTCACCCAATTCAAGAGCAACAACCACTCTGAGGAACCCCCGAAGGTTCACCGTCTTTGCCAAGAAGGCTGGACCCTTCTCTACATTTCGGCTTGGCAAGTCATCAGGGGATGTTGGTTCATCGTCCTCCGGCGAAGGCGAAGCCGATGACTCCAATTCAAGTCCATTCAGGTTTAATTTCGGGAAATTACCCGATGTCAAGTCTTTGATCCCCGTTGCGAGTAGGccttctttttcatttgggACCTCCAGAAGCAAGGACCCTGGGACTGTGTTTGTTGCTGGTGCAACAGGGCAGGCTGGGGTCCGAATAGCACAGACCCTTCTGCGTGAAGGTTTTAGAGTGAGGGCTGGTGTGCCTGAACTGGGTGATGCCCAAGAATTGGCTCTTGTTGCTTCTAAATACAAG ATCCTATCAAATGAGGAATCCAAACGCCTCAATGCTGTCGGGTCTACCTTCGAAGATGCTGAGACTATCGCCAAAGCCATCGGAAATGCCAGCAAAGTTGTTGTCACAATTGGCCCCTTCGAGAATGGTCCAACGACTGAAGTCACACCATCAGACGCCTTACAAGTAATCCAAGCTGCTCAGCTCGCCGGTGTCGGTCATGTGGCCATCGTCTATGATGGGAACTTAGCAGGTGCATCGACTTACAATGTACTAGATGGCGTATCTTCATTCTTTAGCAACATCTTCTCCCGATCTCAGCCTTTGAGCATTACTGAATTGTTGCAAAAAGTCATTCAAACAGACGTTAGCTACACTTTCATAAAAACAAGTTTGACGGATGATTTTTCGCCCGAGAGCTCGTATAATGTTGTTGTGTCAGCTGAAGGAAACGGAGGTGCTAACGACTACAAA GTAGCCAAGTCTCAGATTGCTTCCCTGGTGGCAGATGTTTTCTCAAACACTTCTGTGGCAGAAAATAAG GTTGTGGAGGTATATACTGATCCATCAGCACCCTTGAGGCCTGTAGATCAACTTTTCAG TACAATCCCTGAGGATGGAAGAAGGAAAGCTTATGCAGAAGCGATTGCAAAGGCAAAGGCAGAAGAAGAGGCAATAATAGCTGCTGAGAGAGCTCGCAAAGAAGCCAAGGCAGCAAAGTTacttgaagaagaagtaaaGAAGCTATCCGAACAAGAAGCTCAAGCCTCAAGTTTAGCAGAAGAAGCTCAAGTAAAGGCTGAGGCTGCAGGGGCCTCATTTGATGGCCTCGTAAGCAAAGCAAAAGACTTTGGCTCAGGGCTGTCTTGGGATAAGTTTAGCTCACAACTTGCAGACACAGTTTCAAAATCCATGGAGACACCAAAAGTTCAGATTGCTACAGTAAGGGGACGGGCCAAGGCTAAGAAACTGCCTCCGCTGAAAGCAGTTGCTAAGAAAGTTGCAACTCCGAAACCAAAGGAGGAGGCAAAGCCTAAATCCAAACAAACAGAGGCGAAGACTGAAGTGAGGAAGGTATTTGGTGGCTTGTTCACACAAGAGactgtgtatgttgatgatgaCTGA
- the LOC112168222 gene encoding serine/arginine repetitive matrix protein 1 isoform X2: MSGGFFRGTSADQDTRFSNKQAKLLKSQKFAPELEHLVDMRKVNMDVLRPWIANRVTELLGFEDEVLINFIYGLLDVKEVNGKEIQISLTGFMEKNTVKFMRELWTLLLSAQNNASGVPQQFLDAKQEEARKKKEEADAIETQRKKDKETLELERSKKMDGGVDKKSSNAALEPNSNRVSPMASSDRPDDERGNGKRNGVKPSNKVSRSPDSADSDSSLSPRFGERDRSRSVSISPKARGRSISSERGRGYRSPQRRPITPRRRSPEGSLSPKGRSLSPKGRSPYSRRGSRSKSPRRSRSPIVRRARSPYHRRSRSPGRRRSPPPFRSRRSPSPFRGRRSPYRRRRSPSPPRRRRLPSPIRNRRSPSPIRRRRSPSPLRRRTSPLVRRRRSPSPARRRSPSPVRSSYRRSPRNRYASPLQRRSPVRGGRRSPPLRRRSPSPSDRSSSSPIRRDSPSPIRRTTKQQRSPLQSHQERTRSIENLSPAPQQSSGSEGSLQRESKNGNDYRKRVAALSPSPEKSPPMSESPPGARSVREKRRLSSPYESPVKRPREQIAHYGSSSPSRKPREQKLRCDSPKESEEEEDAGRRPQSLERRSRDTSRISKQIISPAKIPNKEEYSPERVASGQRFTESKSYVDNTESRNKEQEMKRGSNVPIVHKDSLPGETQRASNPGEGKKADDKNRSHLKNTKDSEHRKPGSLRSSVEMIDHSNQSGGLDSGSEDSDKGRSEDKEKRKNKRSERQEVTSDDDYSYDSAIEDRKEAKRRRKEEKRLRKEKKRRRREERRRRREERRAEKQKVKNSSDASGSDGEHVTGRGFHSSDNEEEAVQKKLEIELRKKAIESLKAKKGISQ, translated from the exons ATGTCGGGCGGGTTTTTTAGG GGTACTTCGGCTGATCAGGACACGAGGTTTTCTAATAAGCAAGCCAAGCTGCTGAAGTCGCAGAAATTTGCACCTGAATTGGAACATTTG GTGGACATGAGGAAGGTGAATATGGATGTGCTCCGTCCATGGATTGCTAATAGGGTAACTGAGCTTCTTGGGTTCGAAGATGAAGTTCTTATCAACTTCATTTATGGTCTTTTGGATGTGAAG GAAGTGAATGGAAAGGAGATTCAAATTTCACTGACTGGCTTTATGGAGAAAAATACGGTGAAGTTTATGAGAGAGCTTTGGACACTTCTTCTCAGTGCGCAAAACAATGCCAGTGGTGTCCCTCAACAGTTCTTGGATGCCAAACAAGAGGAAGCACGAAAAAAGAAG GAGGAGGCAGACGCAATTGAAACTCAGAGGAAGAAAGATAAGGAGACGCTTGAACTAGAGAGATCGAAGAAGATG GATGGAGGGGTTGATAAAAAATCAAGCAATGCTGCTTTGGAGCCAAACTCAAATCGTGTGTCACCAATGGCTTCAAGTGATCGTCCTGATGATGAAAGAGGGAATGGCAAGAGGAATGGTGTGAAGCCAAGTAACAA GGTTTCTAGATCTCCAGATTCAGCAGATTCAGATTCATCTTTGTCCCCTCG GTTTGGTGAACGAGACAGGTCAAGAAGTGTATCCATTTCACCAAAAGCACGAGGACGGTCCATTTCTTCTGAAAGGGGAAGGGGTTATCGCTCTCCACAAAGACGACCGATTACGCCTAGGAGGCGTTCACCTGAGGGATCACTCTCCCCAAAAGGAAGATCACTCTCCCCAAAAGGAAGATCACCTTATTCCAGGCGAGGATCAAGATCAAAATCACCACGCAGATCGCGCTCTCCTATAGTGCGTCGAGCTCGTTCTCCCTATCATCGTAGGTCACGATCTCCTGGACGTCGCAGGTCACCTCCTCCTTTCCGAAGCCGCAGATCACCCTCACCTTTTCGAGGCCGTAGATCACCCTATCGGCGCCGAAGATCACCCTCGCCTCCCCGCCGCCGCAGATTACCCTCACCTATTCGTAATCGCAGATCACCATCACCTATCCGACGTCGCAGATCACCCTCCCCTCTGCGGCGACGGACGTCACCTCTTGTACGGCGTCGCAGGTCCCCCTCACCCGCACGTCGCAGATCACCCTCTCCTGTTCGATCATCATATCGAAGATCTCCACGGAACAGGTATGCATCTCCATTGCAACGGAGGTCACCAGTTCGTGGTGGCAGAAGGTCCCCACCTCTTCGACGTAGGTCTCCTTCGCCTTCTGATCGAAGTTCTTCATCTCCTATTCGGCGTGATTCCCCTTCACCAATCAGGAGAACAACAAAGCAGCAGAGATCTCCCCTGCAATCCCACCAAGAAAGAACAAG GTCCATTGAGAACCTGTCTCCAGCGCCACAACAATCTTCTGGTTCTGAGGGGTCACTGCAGAGggaatcgaagaatggaaatgaTTACCGCAAAAGAGTTGCAGCTTTGTCACCATCACCAGAGAAGTCTCCTCCAATGTCAGAATCTCCACCAGGTGCAAGGAGTGTGAGGGAAAAGAGGAG ATTGTCCAGTCCATATGAAAGTCCTGTGAAACGACCAAGGGAGCAAATTGCTCATTATGGTAGCTCAAGTCCTTCAAGGAAACCAAGAGAACAAAAACTTCGTTGTGACAGTCCCAAAGAAAGTGAAGAAGA GGAGGATGCGGGTCGCAGACCCCAGTCCTTAGAGAGAAGATCAAGAGACACATCACGGATCAGTAAGCAGATAATTTCTCCTGCTAAGATTCCTAATAAGGAAGAGTACTCTCCTGAAAGAGTAGCATCTGGTCAAAGGTTTACTGAATCTAAAAGCTATGTGGATAATACTGAAAGCAGAAACAAAGAGCAGGAAATGAAGAG GGGGTCAAATGTACCAATTGTCCATAAAGACTCTCTGCCAGGTGAGACACAACGGGCATCAAATCCTGGTGAAGGTAAAAAAGCTGATGATAAGAACCGCTCTCATTTAAAGAATACCAAGGACAGCGAACATCGTAAACCTGGATCTTTACGCTCATCTGTTGAAATGATTGATCATAGTAATCAGAGTGGCGGTTTGGATTCTGGTTCTGAGGACAGTGACAAAGGCAGAAGCGAAGAcaaggaaaagagaaagaataagaGATCAGAGAGGCAAGAAGTGACTTCAGATGATGATTACAGTTATGATTCTGCAATTGAGGACAGAAAGGAGGCTAAAAGGAGGAGGAAAGAGGAAAAGAGGTTGCGGAAGGAGAAGAAGCGCCGAAGACGTGAGGAGCGACGACGCAGAAGAGAAGAACGTCGTGCAGAGAAGCAGAAAGTGAAGAACTCCAGTGATGCTTCTGGTTCAGATGGTGAACATGTCACCGGAAGGGGGTTTCATTCAAGTGACAATGAAGAAGAGGCTGTTCAGAAGAAACTTGAGATTGAATTGCGCAAGAAGGCTATCGAATCACTCAAAGCAAAAAAGGGCATCAGTCAATAA
- the LOC112168222 gene encoding serine/arginine repetitive matrix protein 1 isoform X1 yields the protein MSGGFFRGTSADQDTRFSNKQAKLLKSQKFAPELEHLVDMRKVNMDVLRPWIANRVTELLGFEDEVLINFIYGLLDVKEVNGKEIQISLTGFMEKNTVKFMRELWTLLLSAQNNASGVPQQFLDAKQEEARKKKEEADAIETQRKKDKETLELERSKKMDGGVDKKSSNAALEPNSNRVSPMASSDRPDDERGNGKRNGVKPSNKVSRSPDSADSDSSLSPRFGERDRSRSVSISPKARGRSISSERGRGYRSPQRRPITPRRRSPEGSLSPKGRSLSPKGRSPYSRRGSRSKSPRRSRSPIVRRARSPYHRRSRSPGRRRSPPPFRSRRSPSPFRGRRSPYRRRRSPSPPRRRRLPSPIRNRRSPSPIRRRRSPSPLRRRTSPLVRRRRSPSPARRRSPSPVRSSYRRSPRNRYASPLQRRSPVRGGRRSPPLRRRSPSPSDRSSSSPIRRDSPSPIRRTTKQQRSPLQSHQERTRSIENLSPAPQQSSGSEGSLQRESKNGNDYRKRVAALSPSPEKSPPMSESPPGARSVREKRRLSSPYESPVKRPREQIAHYGSSSPSRKPREQKLRCDSPKESEEEEDAGRRPQSLERRSRDTSRISKQIISPAKIPNKEEYSPERVASGQRFTESKSYVDNTESRNKEQEMKSGKSSGRGSNVPIVHKDSLPGETQRASNPGEGKKADDKNRSHLKNTKDSEHRKPGSLRSSVEMIDHSNQSGGLDSGSEDSDKGRSEDKEKRKNKRSERQEVTSDDDYSYDSAIEDRKEAKRRRKEEKRLRKEKKRRRREERRRRREERRAEKQKVKNSSDASGSDGEHVTGRGFHSSDNEEEAVQKKLEIELRKKAIESLKAKKGISQ from the exons ATGTCGGGCGGGTTTTTTAGG GGTACTTCGGCTGATCAGGACACGAGGTTTTCTAATAAGCAAGCCAAGCTGCTGAAGTCGCAGAAATTTGCACCTGAATTGGAACATTTG GTGGACATGAGGAAGGTGAATATGGATGTGCTCCGTCCATGGATTGCTAATAGGGTAACTGAGCTTCTTGGGTTCGAAGATGAAGTTCTTATCAACTTCATTTATGGTCTTTTGGATGTGAAG GAAGTGAATGGAAAGGAGATTCAAATTTCACTGACTGGCTTTATGGAGAAAAATACGGTGAAGTTTATGAGAGAGCTTTGGACACTTCTTCTCAGTGCGCAAAACAATGCCAGTGGTGTCCCTCAACAGTTCTTGGATGCCAAACAAGAGGAAGCACGAAAAAAGAAG GAGGAGGCAGACGCAATTGAAACTCAGAGGAAGAAAGATAAGGAGACGCTTGAACTAGAGAGATCGAAGAAGATG GATGGAGGGGTTGATAAAAAATCAAGCAATGCTGCTTTGGAGCCAAACTCAAATCGTGTGTCACCAATGGCTTCAAGTGATCGTCCTGATGATGAAAGAGGGAATGGCAAGAGGAATGGTGTGAAGCCAAGTAACAA GGTTTCTAGATCTCCAGATTCAGCAGATTCAGATTCATCTTTGTCCCCTCG GTTTGGTGAACGAGACAGGTCAAGAAGTGTATCCATTTCACCAAAAGCACGAGGACGGTCCATTTCTTCTGAAAGGGGAAGGGGTTATCGCTCTCCACAAAGACGACCGATTACGCCTAGGAGGCGTTCACCTGAGGGATCACTCTCCCCAAAAGGAAGATCACTCTCCCCAAAAGGAAGATCACCTTATTCCAGGCGAGGATCAAGATCAAAATCACCACGCAGATCGCGCTCTCCTATAGTGCGTCGAGCTCGTTCTCCCTATCATCGTAGGTCACGATCTCCTGGACGTCGCAGGTCACCTCCTCCTTTCCGAAGCCGCAGATCACCCTCACCTTTTCGAGGCCGTAGATCACCCTATCGGCGCCGAAGATCACCCTCGCCTCCCCGCCGCCGCAGATTACCCTCACCTATTCGTAATCGCAGATCACCATCACCTATCCGACGTCGCAGATCACCCTCCCCTCTGCGGCGACGGACGTCACCTCTTGTACGGCGTCGCAGGTCCCCCTCACCCGCACGTCGCAGATCACCCTCTCCTGTTCGATCATCATATCGAAGATCTCCACGGAACAGGTATGCATCTCCATTGCAACGGAGGTCACCAGTTCGTGGTGGCAGAAGGTCCCCACCTCTTCGACGTAGGTCTCCTTCGCCTTCTGATCGAAGTTCTTCATCTCCTATTCGGCGTGATTCCCCTTCACCAATCAGGAGAACAACAAAGCAGCAGAGATCTCCCCTGCAATCCCACCAAGAAAGAACAAG GTCCATTGAGAACCTGTCTCCAGCGCCACAACAATCTTCTGGTTCTGAGGGGTCACTGCAGAGggaatcgaagaatggaaatgaTTACCGCAAAAGAGTTGCAGCTTTGTCACCATCACCAGAGAAGTCTCCTCCAATGTCAGAATCTCCACCAGGTGCAAGGAGTGTGAGGGAAAAGAGGAG ATTGTCCAGTCCATATGAAAGTCCTGTGAAACGACCAAGGGAGCAAATTGCTCATTATGGTAGCTCAAGTCCTTCAAGGAAACCAAGAGAACAAAAACTTCGTTGTGACAGTCCCAAAGAAAGTGAAGAAGA GGAGGATGCGGGTCGCAGACCCCAGTCCTTAGAGAGAAGATCAAGAGACACATCACGGATCAGTAAGCAGATAATTTCTCCTGCTAAGATTCCTAATAAGGAAGAGTACTCTCCTGAAAGAGTAGCATCTGGTCAAAGGTTTACTGAATCTAAAAGCTATGTGGATAATACTGAAAGCAGAAACAAAGAGCAGGAAATGAAGAG TGGAAAATCCTCTGGGAGGGGGTCAAATGTACCAATTGTCCATAAAGACTCTCTGCCAGGTGAGACACAACGGGCATCAAATCCTGGTGAAGGTAAAAAAGCTGATGATAAGAACCGCTCTCATTTAAAGAATACCAAGGACAGCGAACATCGTAAACCTGGATCTTTACGCTCATCTGTTGAAATGATTGATCATAGTAATCAGAGTGGCGGTTTGGATTCTGGTTCTGAGGACAGTGACAAAGGCAGAAGCGAAGAcaaggaaaagagaaagaataagaGATCAGAGAGGCAAGAAGTGACTTCAGATGATGATTACAGTTATGATTCTGCAATTGAGGACAGAAAGGAGGCTAAAAGGAGGAGGAAAGAGGAAAAGAGGTTGCGGAAGGAGAAGAAGCGCCGAAGACGTGAGGAGCGACGACGCAGAAGAGAAGAACGTCGTGCAGAGAAGCAGAAAGTGAAGAACTCCAGTGATGCTTCTGGTTCAGATGGTGAACATGTCACCGGAAGGGGGTTTCATTCAAGTGACAATGAAGAAGAGGCTGTTCAGAAGAAACTTGAGATTGAATTGCGCAAGAAGGCTATCGAATCACTCAAAGCAAAAAAGGGCATCAGTCAATAA